A window of Bacillota bacterium genomic DNA:
GAATCGAAAGTTTATTGAATATCTTGAATCCGTTGTCAAAAACCCCGATAAATTAAAGGACAAGCCAAAGAAGATTGAAAAATTCCTGAAGAAGATGGAAGTGGATGAAGACACTGGCGAGATTGTGGACACAAAAACACATCTGTCATTGGACATGGAGAAAATCCGCGAATACATGGATTTAATGGGATACTACACTCTCATGACCTCGGAGACAGAAAAGCCGGACAGGGAAATCATCAATAAGTACCATGGCCTTTCGAGGATAGAGGATTCTTTCAGGATAACAAAAACTGACCTTGAAGGGAGACCGGTCTATGTCCGCAAGCCAGAGCATATCAACGCACATTTTCTCGTCTGTTTCATCGCACTGACGATGATACGGATTATCCAATACAAGGTCTTGAAACACCAGGGTAAGGACACATTAAACGAAGACGGCTGGGAGTCAGGCATCACAGCGGAGAGGATAAGGAAAGCACTTGGGTCTTTTCAAGCTGATGCCGTTCCCGGTGGATACTACCGTCTTACGAAACCAAACGACGACATGAGGTTGATCCTTGACTCCTTTGGTGTGAAAGCTGATCTCCAACTGCCAACGGCTAGTGACCTCCGTAAACTGAAATATTCGTTTGATAAAGCTGTTACAGTTTGAAGTTTTAG
This region includes:
- a CDS encoding transposase, which codes for NRKFIEYLESVVKNPDKLKDKPKKIEKFLKKMEVDEDTGEIVDTKTHLSLDMEKIREYMDLMGYYTLMTSETEKPDREIINKYHGLSRIEDSFRITKTDLEGRPVYVRKPEHINAHFLVCFIALTMIRIIQYKVLKHQGKDTLNEDGWESGITAERIRKALGSFQADAVPGGYYRLTKPNDDMRLILDSFGVKADLQLPTASDLRKLKYSFDKAVTV